The following nucleotide sequence is from Arvicola amphibius chromosome 1, mArvAmp1.2, whole genome shotgun sequence.
GGCAGCTGCAAGCAGGGGCAGCCCAGGGTTCTGGCAAATAGCCAGAACTGTATTCTTACAGTCCATGGGCTGGTCTTAGACTACTCTGGTGATTGGCTGAGACATGCCCTCAGGTGAATCCCCAGGGACATGATTTGGTCACTGGTGTCTTGTTGAAGACTTTGGGTCTGGTCATATGCCCCCAGGACTGTGTGCCCTCATCGGAACACCGTGCAAAACAGGAGAGCCTCAGTATTCCTGGGAGCTCTAGTCCCCGTCCCCATTGTTAGTACTGCTCTTGCTTTTGGATATGGCCCCTCTTATAATCTCTTGAGCTTCTCAACCCTGCTGTTTCCTGAAATCAGAGGTTCTTTGCTCTGCCTCAGAGTTCCCCAAAGATGCTATGCTTCTAGGAGATACTGGCTCCTACACCGGGGAATCATTCCTTAATCTCCAGGTACCTCTCCTGCGTACCTACCCTCTACACAATGTTAGCCATCCCCAAAGCTGCACCCATTCAGCAGGCCCTCTCCATCCATTGTGAGCCCTATCAGGTTCCTCTCACTGCCCAAGCCCGTAGCACTTCTTGTAGGTCTCTGTCCTTGAGACTGACCAGCTTGGGCCAGGGTTGGCCAAGTCTTGGGAGCCACAGGCTGTCGCACACCACTGCCCCCCCATGGGCCCCAGGCCAGGTCACAGTTTGTCCGCTGGTTTTTCCCTGTGCCATGGCCATCTCCATGTTTGGAGGTCGTGGATCTCAACATCATAGCACTGGGCTGCTGGGACTCGTTTGCAGGTCTCTGTGAAGAGGGACTGTCACTGCTCGTCATTCCATGGACCTACTAAAGGGTTAAGGGAGCTTAAGTCACAGCCACAGCCTCTGCTGCTTAGAGGCTGGAAGCACTAAAACAGagccctggagctctctggcctCCCCAAGTTAAGCGGTTGGCCTCAACTACTTTCACGGCTTCTAGGGCAAGGTCATCCGCCAGCCTGCCTTGACCTAGGGTGAGCTGTTCTGCTGTTTACCCACCAAGCAGGCCTTGGGTGTGGCCAGAGCAGGGGCAGGGCAGCAGTTCTGGGAAGGAAGAgtggctgcctgctgccagggcCCTGTCGTTTCTGAGGAGAAGACCAGCTCCAGCCTGTGGTGGTGCTTGAGGGCCCTGGCCCAGGTCAGGACCTGGGTttacagccaagcactgggtgtCTTACTTCAGTATGCAGTGTACCTAGGATTCTGGAGCTGTAGCAGGCAGACCCCTGGACGGAGGGCCCTCTACTACagcacaggggctggagggatggacagagaagaggaagggctgGAAGGAATCCCTGCTTCATGTTCTAGATGACTGTGGAAGCAGGCAGGGAGGTGGCTTTGGATAGTAACCCTCCATCCCGGGCCTCTTCTCTGTTCTGCCTCCCAAACCAGCCACTTGCCATTCCTTCCTTGTTGTCCTATGGCTTCCTCTAGCCCCTAATCATGTCTGGGTAGGGTATCATGTTCCCCAGTTCCTGGGATGATCTTCTtgccctctgctcccttcccGGGACCTGATGTGTGTTACTCTCACAGGAATGCTGGTGCTCCACAGGGCGGATATTCCAGCTTCCCCTTTCTCCCAACATCCTCATTATGGTCCCTATGTTGTTTTCTGAGGGTGGAGCCCAGGGGTAACAGGTTGGCTGATGAGCCTTTCTAGGGGCCATGGAAGTTCAGGCCAATTGTGAGACTTTGGGAGGTTGTAGATCCCAAAGACCCTGCTTCAGTGCCTCTGGCCTCAAGGCAGCAGAAGCTGTGGCTGTGACTGTGGATCTGGCCACATGTGGCTCCCACCCTGCACGTGTGTACTAGGCATCTGGGACCAGGGTGCTCTGTAAGACATTCTTTGGGTTGGGCTTGCATGGGGTCCCCAACAAGCTGGGTCCCTAGGTCtctaaaggaaagggaaagataaCTGAGGCACATGAACAGGGGCTGGGCTCTGTGACTCCTGGTCATAGGGCAGGTGGACGCCCTCTCAGACCACACCCAGGATACAGATGCTCTTCTTAGGCTTCTAGAAGCATGGAAGCCTTCAAACCACATGTCATAGGACACACAGGGCCTGAGTACCTGTTTAGTGTTAACCTTACCGCTCTGGATCTAGATACAGAGAGCCTCCCAGGCCTAGAGTGTGTTAGGTGACAGGTGCTGGGTGTAGCTGGAATCCCCGCCATTCTCACCCCGATTTTGTACCTCTCTACCAGGTCTGGCCTCTTTGGCCTGTCTCCATCTACTCTGCTGCCTCTGGCTGACAACCCCTCTGTCATCAGCTGTCATGGCCAGGGGCCTGAGGAGGGAACTGGAGAAGTGACACAGCCGGGAACAggacctctgcctcctcagcacaaAGACCAATTCCCTGAGAAGGATCAGCCTCCCAAGACAGCTGGGCCTGAGCTGCCCCCACCTCTCATaccacctctgcctgctgggaACCTGCCTCCCTTTCCACCCTACTTTGAGGGggcccccttcccccacccactaTGGCTGAGAAACACCTACCAGCAGTGGGTGCCACAGCCCCCACCCAGGACCATCAAGCGGACCCGGCGGCGACTGTCCCGCAACCGGGATCCTGGCAGACTCATTCTTAGCACAATCCGCCTGCGGCCACGCCAAGTGCTGTGTGAGAAATGCAAGAGTACTGTGAGTCCCCAGGAGACCAGTCCTGGTCCCCTGACCACCTCCAGACCACGCAGGAGGCTAGGCAGTGGCCCTGACAGTGAGCACCGGAAGCCAGAGGAACCGGAGGACAGTGACTCCATAGCTGCCGCCCcgaggaagagcaagagagagaagagggaagaggataGGGTTCCTGGAGAGCGTGTTCCACGGAGCCCAGTCATCAAGATCTCCTACAGCACACCACAGGGCAAGGGTGAGGTGGTTAAGATCCCATCCAGAGTGCATGGCTCTGTGGAGCCCTTCTGCCCGCAACAGTCCCTACAGAACGGCAGCCAGGACTTAGAGGTCATGAGGGATGTGGAGCCCAGGGGTGGTGGTGATCGACCACCCAGTGGGCATTCCATTCCCAAGCTGAAGCTGACTCGTCCGGTGCCTCCCATCTCAGACCTGCCGCCTCCCAAAATCCGCTTGAAGCCCCACCGGCTGAGGGATGGGGAGCATGAGCCTCTATACAGGGCTGAGCTGGTAGAGGAGCTGAACGGATGCCCACGAGGACCCCTGAGCAGCTCTTCTGCTCTCTTTGCTGATGGCTCTAACCATGGGCTGGAGGACTTGTCTTCTGGAAGTTCTGGTGAGGACGATGACCTCAAGAGGTTTCCTCAAAGTAAACACGGACGCAATAGCTTGACTTTTCTCGTCGACTGCCCTGGGAGGAGAGCAGATTGTACCAGTGAATCTGTGTGCAGCACCGACAGCCTGGATGAATTGAAATCATCTGGTTCAGAAGTGACATCTCCAGACACAGGAGACCTGTCATCTGGTGACAGtgcctctgttccttcctcttctgctgACACTCGCCAGACAGTCCCTCCCCTCACGGTCAGGCTGCACACGCAGAGCGTCTCACAGTGTGTGACTGAAGATGGCAGGACGGTGGCTGTAGGGGACATTGTGTGGGGTAAGATTCATGGTTTTCCTTGGTGGCCAGCGCGTGTCCTTGACATCAGCCTTGGCCAGAAGGAGGATGGAGAGCCCTCTTGGCAAGAAGCGAAAGTCTCATGGTTTGGGTCTCCAACTACATCATTCTTGTCTATTTCAAAACTGTCccctttctctgaatttttcaaacTGAGATTTAACCGTAAGAAGAAGGGGATGTATCGGAAAGCTATAACTGAGGCTGCCAATGCCACACAACATGTGGCCCCAGAAATAAGGGAGCTCTTGACCCAGTTTGAAATGTAACTTTGGTTCCGGGAGCAGGTGAGTGTTGTGTGCACTGAGTGCCTGCTGTTCCCGAAGCAGTGATCCTGAGCCTGTGTCAGCATCCGGCCACCAGGGAGCCAGACTTTGGTCCTGTTGCTCAGCAGGGGCTGTCCTAAACACTAGTGCCCTCACTGATGTTATCCCCGAAGCCCACACATCCCAGCAGATTATCGGGTGTGTTTGCTATTGAGTCTTGCAGCCAGTTAATCAAAGGAAATCCTCCCTGTGAGTCTTCTGCTAGGATGTTGAGAAAGGGATGCAGTTTGCCTGACCCTGACGGGGGTAAAGGGAAAACAGTTCGTCATCTTCTGTCACTCTGGGGAAACTTCTTTTACTCTCTTCCCTTAGTGGCCTTAAAGCTCCTGCTTACGGGGGTGCATGCCGTGCCAGCCAGGCATATCTGACTGGCAGGGAAGAGGGGGTCATGGCAAGAAGAGCATCTTACACTCCAATGGAGCTGGCCTCAGCTCCTCGAGTGGGCTGTTCCCCTCAGcacaccccctccctccttcGCTGCCAAGTATGATGGTTCCTGGATGTAATGTGGCCAGGTGTACCCAGTTCTGAGGGATGGGTGCTCTCTATAGTGTCTTGATCTCTCACAAGAGAACTCTGTAGCAGTCAGTCATCAGATGGGTCTGGGGCGTTGCGCCACGTGTGGCAAGAGAGTGTCATCATTCAGCCTTGTAGGGTATCACGGGGTGTGATCACGTGGAGTAAGAGACTCCGGTGGATCTGTAGTCGCCATGTGGGGTGTCTAGAAACATGAGGGCTACAACCTGCCTGTTCTTCTTACTGGGCGTACTCCCATTTGATAGCTGCTTCCAGCTGTGACTGCCCTGTTGATGACTCTTAGGTCTGGCCTAGTTCTCCCTTCTTGGCTCCAGGCagcctctttgtttcttcttaatCCTTGACTTCATGTGATCTCATAGTGCAGAGACTTGGAGGTCGGGTCAAAAGACAAGAGTAATGCATCTACCTCTAGCTAGACCCCTGACTTGAGGTCTTACTTCCTTTAGTGACTCATGTGCCCAGGCCACTCGCTCATTCCACCATTTTGGCGTCATTGGTTTCTTGGATGATAGCCTTTCATTGGCCTTTCAGGCCTTAGCGGGTTCAGAATGTCTGGTTCAGGAGGAGGGGTCCGGGTTACCTCTCTCAAGCCTATTCGCTGCTCTGCCAGTTGCATTGGAGGGGCAACATTGGAGAGGAAGCAAGCAAGATTTGAGAGCagggttttgggggggggtcagCTCTCAGACTGTTCTGGTACCTACCCTCTCCACTGGTCCCTGGTTATGCATAAACGCTTTTTCTTTGCGCAGCCAAGCGAATTTCTACTCAATTTTGGGACCTTTGTGTAGAATGAGACAGGTACAAACAGGCATGGAAGCTGTGGCAGCAGCCTCCACATtgctttttgggggggtgggagaggcggtttcaagacagggtttctcggtgtaacagctctggctgttttggaactgtagaccaggttggccttgagctcacagagatccacgcgcctctgctgggattaaaggtgtgcatgaccacacctggctcttctgCTTATCTTAAGGCAGCACTTCCAGCAGGCTAATCAGAAAAGTCAGCTGACTTGCCCTGAGTCCTGGTGCTGTATCCTGGCCCTAGTAGAACCTCACCTGCAGCCACACCCAGTCCTGGCGTGCTCTCCCCCTGGCTGCGCTTTGCTGGGCCCCTGCTCACTCTCTTCCCTGCCTCAGCCCGTCTGTTCAGCAGCTGGTCATGGTACTGGCTTGGCTGGAGACAGTATGGATGAAGGCTGAGAGCCCCCCTCATGTGCCCCAATTATGTGGCATAAACCCAGCTCTTGGTGAGAGATGGAGTTTAGCCTGACTTTCAGTTCCCATCATAGCAGCTGTGTAGACCCAGAGGCGACCCCTGGGCTCTGGAAGCCCGGCCAGGCCTTGGCTGCACTTTGGAGAAGGCTGCCTTGTAGGTTCTGGGCTGGCCCTGCTTATCcggaagcagaggaaaaaaatctcacccGACTGGTTTGCCTAGCCCCAGGTCCTGGGCTGTGCCTGGACCAGCATGCACCCAGCAGCCCTTTGCTTTCTGGGAGTGTGGAGCCCTGGGTCTCTATAGCAGCAAAGTGCTCAGCAGCAATGTCTGgctggtgttttggttttgtaaGGACTTTATAAACATGGAGAGGAGGCTCCTGCCAGGCAGGTCAAGTGCTCATCAGTGATCCGAGCTGGCATTTGCAGCCAGAACCTCCTGCTGTATGAACTGGGGTCCCCTGGTGGACAAAGGCGCTTTGCAGTGTTCCTCATGCTAGTGGAGTTAAACCCTTCCAGCCTGcaatggtggggggaggggggaacctGGGGACCCGGCTCTCCCTAAGTAAAAGCTGTTGAAATGGTGATGGGATTCAGTGGAGGGTGTAATTGCTGGCCTGGACTTTTGAGAACAGGAAGCTGctcagggatggagctcaggtagGAGCAGCCTGATGGAGGAGGTTGGCTTCCTGGTCCAGCTCACTGACAGGCCATATCTGGCCCTGCAACTACCTCAAGACAGCTGTGATGGGACCGCAGTTCTTCAGGATTTGGGGGTGCGTGTGCCACTCTGGGGTGTGCTGAGAGCCATCACAGGAAGCACAGCCACACAATACCTTCCAAAGGCACTGAGCTCTGTATCCCACTCCTGAGAGACCCTACATACACCTTGACGGATGGCCGAAGGACCAGCTGAAGCGGGGGGCTTGGTGTGGACACCCTGCACACTAGACTGGGAGGGAGGTGCCCTGGCCCTTACTAAGGACTTTCCTGGGACGTGGTGTCATTTATGTGTCAGACTCAGTGAGTCCTTCAAGTAAATCCTGATCCAGGTGTACGGGCTAGGCTCCCTCCATTCCATCCGTGCAGAGATCCCAGTTTCCTTCTGTGCCACGAGGTGACAGTGGCAGCTGTCTTGTGGATGAGTGAGGGCTATAGCAACACTATGGGCTTAGGAATGAACTTGGAGGTGACCCTATCTTCTCTAGCTAGGCACCAGGGGTTGTTTGCCCAGAGGCTCTTGTGTGAGTTTAGTAGCTGGGGCAAGAAATTCTTGGGGTATCCTTGTGTGGAAGTAGGGCCTACACCCTTGGGTGGACAGGGCAGGCTTCTGCTCCTACCCATG
It contains:
- the Pwwp2b gene encoding PWWP domain-containing protein 2B isoform X1; the protein is MEPRAGCRLPVRVEQVVNGALVVTVSCGERSFAGILLDCTKKSGLFGLSPSTLLPLADNPSVISCHGQGPEEGTGEVTQPGTGPLPPQHKDQFPEKDQPPKTAGPELPPPLIPPLPAGNLPPFPPYFEGAPFPHPLWLRNTYQQWVPQPPPRTIKRTRRRLSRNRDPGRLILSTIRLRPRQVLCEKCKSTVSPQETSPGPLTTSRPRRRLGSGPDSEHRKPEEPEDSDSIAAAPRKSKREKREEDRVPGERVPRSPVIKISYSTPQGKGEVVKIPSRVHGSVEPFCPQQSLQNGSQDLEVMRDVEPRGGGDRPPSGHSIPKLKLTRPVPPISDLPPPKIRLKPHRLRDGEHEPLYRAELVEELNGCPRGPLSSSSALFADGSNHGLEDLSSGSSGEDDDLKRFPQSKHGRNSLTFLVDCPGRRADCTSESVCSTDSLDELKSSGSEVTSPDTGDLSSGDSASVPSSSADTRQTVPPLTVRLHTQSVSQCVTEDGRTVAVGDIVWGKIHGFPWWPARVLDISLGQKEDGEPSWQEAKVSWFGSPTTSFLSISKLSPFSEFFKLRFNRKKKGMYRKAITEAANATQHVAPEIRELLTQFEM
- the Pwwp2b gene encoding PWWP domain-containing protein 2B isoform X2; this encodes MEPRAGCRLPVRVEQVVNGALVVTVSCGERSFAGILLDCTKKSGLFGLSPSTLLPLADNPSVISCHGQGPEEGTGEVTQPGTGPLPPQHKDQFPEKDQPPKTAGPELPPPLIPPLPAGNLPPFPPYFEGAPFPHPLWLRNTYQQWVPQPPPRTIKRTRRRLSRNRDPGRLILSTIRLRPRQVLCEKCKSTVSPQETSPGPLTTSRPRRRLGSGPDSEHRKPEEPEDSDSIAAAPRKSKREKREEDRVPGERVPRSPVIKISYSTPQGKGEVVKIPSRVHGSVEPFCPQQSLQNGSQDLEVMRDVEPRGGGDRPPSGHSIPKLKLTRPVPPISDLPPPKIRLKPHRLRDGEHEPLYRAELVEELNGCPRGPLSSSSALFADGSNHGLEDLSSGSSGEDDDLKRFPQSKHGRNSLTFLVDCPGRRADCTSESVCSTDSLDELKSSGSEVTSPDTGDLSSGDSASVPSSSADTRQTVPPLTVRLHTQSVSQCVTEDGRTVAVGDIVWGHRQ